Proteins from a genomic interval of Paenibacillus sp. FSL R5-0623:
- a CDS encoding decaprenyl-phosphate phosphoribosyltransferase, with protein MSSPATGTGSIVPGLIRLLRPKQWTKNLLLFAALLFSFEEIRTETILATLLGFILFSLVAGCVYILNDFVDRDRDRQHPVKKYRPMASGQVNPSHALLFGIILLILSVGTAFMMNPLFGVLCIVYFLLNVSYSFVLKHLVILDMMTIAAGFVLRAIAGGVLIHVPFTPWFLICTMLLSLFLAIGKRRNELTLLEGNTGSHRKVLDNYSITLLDQFNTIVTTATIISYSLFTFTSDRTIHLMWTIPLVIYGMFRYLYLIHMKNQGGSPDRVLFEDKPILITVMLYVISVVTIFAIFE; from the coding sequence GTGTCCTCACCGGCAACAGGAACAGGCAGTATAGTGCCAGGATTAATCAGATTGTTAAGACCCAAACAGTGGACTAAAAATCTGCTGTTATTTGCTGCGTTACTATTCTCTTTTGAGGAGATTCGGACTGAAACCATTCTTGCGACGTTGCTTGGTTTTATTCTATTTAGCCTTGTTGCAGGCTGTGTGTATATTTTAAATGACTTTGTAGACCGGGACAGGGATAGACAGCATCCGGTGAAAAAGTATCGTCCTATGGCTTCTGGGCAGGTGAATCCGAGTCATGCTTTGTTGTTTGGCATTATTTTATTAATCCTTTCCGTAGGAACGGCCTTCATGATGAACCCTCTATTCGGGGTGTTATGTATCGTCTATTTCCTGTTGAATGTATCGTATTCATTTGTGCTGAAACATCTCGTTATCCTGGATATGATGACCATTGCAGCCGGCTTTGTACTTCGTGCCATTGCAGGTGGTGTGCTGATCCATGTGCCATTCACACCGTGGTTTTTGATCTGTACCATGCTGTTGTCGTTGTTTTTGGCCATTGGAAAACGCAGAAATGAACTCACGTTGCTTGAGGGAAATACGGGATCACATCGTAAGGTTTTGGATAACTACTCCATTACATTACTGGATCAATTCAATACAATTGTGACGACAGCTACGATTATCAGTTATTCCCTGTTCACATTCACTTCAGATCGAACCATTCATCTCATGTGGACGATTCCATTGGTTATTTACGGCATGTTCCGTTACCTGTATCTGATCCATATGAAGAACCAAGGCGGCTCGCCTGATCGTGTGCTGTTTGAGGACAAGCCCATATTAATTACGGTTATGTTGTATGTGATAAGTGTTGTTACAATCTTTGCAATCTTTGAATAA
- a CDS encoding LL-diaminopimelate aminotransferase: MSIDKYQETYIQTNFADRIGGSNYGKDTNIYKFEKIKRAKASAKKDFPDVELIDLGVGEPDEMADAGIVAALAEEASRPENRGYADNGIPEFKTAATSYLKNVFNVEGIDADTEIVHSIGSKPALAMMPSCFINPGDVTIMTVPGYPVMGTHTKYLGGEVFNIQLTKENNFLPDLTAIPEDIAKRAKLLYLNYPNNPTGASATVEFFTEVVEWAKKYNVVVVHDAPYAALTYDGKKPFSFLSVPGAKDVGVELHSLSKSYNMTGWRIGFVAGNPLVVKAFSDVKDNNDSGQFIAIQKAAAYGLNHPEITEKIAEKYSRRHDMLVAALNELGFQAEKPKGSFFLYVEAPKGVVGGRRFESGEDFSQFLIREKLISSVPWDDAGNFVRFSVTFEAKGEEEEKRVIAEIKRRLSDVQFEF, encoded by the coding sequence ATGAGTATCGATAAATACCAAGAAACTTACATTCAGACTAATTTTGCCGACCGTATCGGTGGCTCCAACTATGGTAAAGACACGAACATTTATAAATTCGAGAAAATCAAACGTGCCAAAGCTTCGGCCAAAAAAGATTTTCCCGATGTGGAACTGATTGACCTTGGTGTAGGTGAACCGGACGAAATGGCTGATGCAGGCATTGTGGCTGCTCTTGCAGAAGAGGCTTCCAGACCTGAGAACCGTGGTTATGCCGACAATGGTATTCCTGAATTCAAAACTGCTGCTACTTCTTACCTGAAAAACGTATTCAACGTAGAAGGTATCGATGCAGATACCGAAATCGTGCACTCCATTGGTTCCAAACCGGCTTTGGCGATGATGCCTTCATGCTTCATTAATCCGGGTGATGTGACGATCATGACCGTTCCAGGTTATCCGGTTATGGGCACACATACGAAGTATCTGGGTGGAGAAGTGTTCAACATTCAATTGACGAAAGAGAACAACTTCCTGCCTGATCTGACGGCTATTCCGGAAGACATCGCAAAACGTGCGAAGTTGCTCTACCTGAACTATCCGAACAACCCAACAGGTGCAAGTGCAACAGTGGAGTTCTTCACTGAAGTCGTGGAGTGGGCGAAGAAATACAACGTAGTTGTTGTCCACGATGCTCCTTATGCGGCATTGACATACGATGGCAAAAAACCGTTCAGCTTCCTGTCGGTACCAGGAGCGAAGGATGTCGGCGTAGAGCTGCACTCTTTATCCAAGTCCTACAACATGACAGGTTGGAGAATCGGGTTCGTAGCGGGTAATCCGCTTGTAGTCAAAGCATTCAGTGACGTGAAGGACAACAATGACTCCGGTCAGTTCATCGCGATTCAAAAGGCTGCTGCATATGGATTGAATCACCCTGAAATTACGGAAAAAATTGCAGAGAAATATTCCCGTCGTCACGACATGCTCGTTGCCGCACTGAACGAACTGGGCTTCCAGGCTGAAAAACCTAAAGGTTCATTCTTCCTGTATGTAGAAGCACCAAAAGGTGTGGTTGGCGGACGTCGCTTCGAATCCGGCGAAGATTTCTCCCAATTCCTGATCCGTGAGAAACTGATCTCATCCGTACCTTGGGATGATGCCGGTAACTTTGTTCGTTTCTCCGTAACCTTTGAAGCGAAGGGTGAAGAGGAAGAGAAACGTGTTATTGCTGAGATCAAACGTCGTCTGAGCGACGTGCAATTCGAATTTTAA
- a CDS encoding RluA family pseudouridine synthase has protein sequence MNIMSNPNKEQINDEELMNGNERMEWTVAAEHKKERIDKYITEAVDNVSRSQVQLWIGDGMVTVNGAVVKANAKLSEGDLIELQIPEPAAVEIIAEDIPLEVVYEDSDLIVINKQRGLVVHPAPGHTSGTLVNALMHHCKDLSGINGELRPGIVHRIDKDTSGLIMAAKNDRAHASLAAQLKEHTVNRRYIALVHGHLNHDQGTIDAPIGRDTNDRKMYTVTERNSKHAVTHFTVTERINDYTLLELKLETGRTHQIRVHMKFIGHPLVGDPTYGRNKGIKMQGQALHAAILGFVHPTTGEYLEFSAPIPQDMEDVLASLRSR, from the coding sequence ATGAACATCATGAGTAATCCGAATAAGGAACAGATTAACGACGAAGAACTAATGAATGGCAATGAACGTATGGAATGGACCGTTGCTGCTGAACATAAAAAAGAACGAATTGACAAATATATTACGGAAGCTGTGGATAACGTATCTCGCTCCCAGGTTCAATTGTGGATCGGAGACGGGATGGTTACGGTAAATGGTGCTGTTGTCAAAGCCAATGCCAAGTTATCCGAAGGTGATCTGATTGAACTACAGATTCCTGAACCGGCTGCTGTAGAGATCATTGCCGAAGATATTCCGCTGGAAGTGGTATATGAAGACAGCGACCTGATCGTGATTAACAAACAGCGTGGTCTTGTGGTGCATCCGGCACCAGGACATACGTCGGGTACCCTCGTTAATGCACTTATGCATCACTGCAAAGACCTCTCGGGTATTAATGGGGAGTTGCGTCCTGGTATTGTGCATCGTATCGATAAGGATACATCCGGCCTAATCATGGCTGCCAAGAACGATCGTGCTCATGCCTCACTGGCTGCCCAGTTGAAGGAACATACGGTGAACAGACGGTATATTGCGCTTGTTCATGGTCATCTTAACCATGATCAAGGGACCATTGATGCACCGATTGGACGGGATACCAATGACCGCAAAATGTATACGGTCACAGAACGTAACAGTAAACATGCCGTTACGCATTTTACCGTTACTGAGCGGATTAATGATTACACCTTGCTGGAATTGAAACTGGAGACAGGACGTACTCACCAGATTCGGGTTCACATGAAATTTATTGGTCACCCGCTTGTAGGAGATCCAACTTATGGACGGAATAAAGGGATCAAAATGCAGGGACAGGCTCTTCATGCGGCCATTCTTGGATTTGTGCATCCAACAACGGGAGAATACCTTGAATTTTCAGCTCCTATTCCGCAAGATATGGAAGACGTGCTTGCCTCGCTACGCAGTCGTTAA
- the lspA gene encoding signal peptidase II — MVYYILAFIVFLLDQGTKYLIATRMELREEIPVIGNFFVITSHRNSGAAFGILQDQRWFFIVVTLIVVVALIWYLQKVKDTPHKLLPVALSLVLGGAIGNFLDRALTGEVVDFVQLNFGSYTFPIFNIADSAICIGVALIIVETLLEGRREKAAAKIEGNEHHE, encoded by the coding sequence GTGGTGTATTATATCCTCGCTTTTATCGTATTTTTATTGGATCAGGGAACCAAGTATCTGATTGCAACCCGGATGGAACTCAGAGAAGAAATTCCGGTCATCGGCAATTTCTTTGTCATCACATCACATCGTAACTCAGGAGCAGCTTTTGGCATTCTGCAAGACCAGCGTTGGTTCTTTATCGTGGTTACGTTGATTGTGGTCGTTGCCTTGATTTGGTATTTGCAAAAGGTAAAAGATACCCCGCACAAATTGCTGCCTGTGGCGCTTAGTTTGGTGCTTGGTGGAGCAATTGGCAACTTCCTTGACCGGGCATTGACCGGAGAAGTTGTAGATTTTGTACAACTTAACTTTGGAAGTTATACGTTTCCCATTTTTAACATCGCCGATTCGGCAATCTGCATCGGTGTAGCGTTAATCATTGTGGAGACGTTGCTTGAAGGACGGCGCGAAAAAGCAGCCGCGAAGATTGAAGGGAATGAACATCATGAGTAA
- a CDS encoding TraR/DksA C4-type zinc finger protein translates to MSHFTNEQLQFLRSQLMSDKRDIEHRLSENEHYGLGDSLKLQTGELSPIDNHPGDIATEVYEREKDISLLEHDEFQLERIDSALHSIEEGHYGTCAVCQQPIPYERMEAVPYTKYCKKHQPETVVSENRPVEEEFLAPAFGRTSLDERDDQNGFDGEDAWQIVESWGTSNSPAMAEGRDIDSYDVMAIEATDEVEGCVEAYESFVATDIYGHDVSIVRNRQYRQYLENREGEGLLEPDMETDDMY, encoded by the coding sequence ATGTCACATTTTACTAACGAACAACTGCAATTTTTACGTTCCCAACTGATGTCTGATAAGCGCGATATTGAACATAGACTTTCGGAAAACGAGCATTACGGCCTTGGAGATTCCCTTAAACTACAGACAGGTGAATTATCACCAATTGATAACCATCCTGGCGACATAGCTACAGAGGTGTATGAACGCGAGAAAGATATTTCCCTGCTGGAACATGATGAATTCCAATTGGAACGTATCGATTCTGCACTGCACTCCATCGAAGAAGGACATTACGGTACATGTGCGGTCTGCCAGCAACCCATCCCTTATGAACGCATGGAAGCTGTTCCCTACACCAAATACTGCAAAAAACATCAACCGGAAACCGTTGTCTCCGAAAACCGTCCTGTAGAGGAAGAATTCCTTGCCCCGGCATTTGGTCGAACCAGTCTGGACGAACGTGATGACCAAAATGGCTTCGATGGCGAGGATGCCTGGCAGATCGTTGAGAGCTGGGGCACATCGAACTCACCAGCCATGGCTGAAGGACGTGATATCGACAGCTATGATGTTATGGCGATTGAAGCAACCGATGAAGTGGAAGGCTGCGTTGAAGCGTACGAAAGCTTTGTTGCAACAGACATCTATGGTCATGACGTCTCCATCGTGCGCAATCGGCAATATCGCCAGTACCTGGAGAACCGTGAAGGCGAGGGTCTGTTAGAACCGGATATGGAGACGGATGACATGTACTAA
- a CDS encoding DUF5665 domain-containing protein, which translates to MSEHDKQTSSTSQQSTSDNLNSHDKIEELHTLTNRLANELERSRIAQYTELLNRPWKLIGLNLLSGAARGVGIAIGFTFFAATIIYVLQLLGALNLPIVGDYIADIVRIVQRQLDMNTY; encoded by the coding sequence ATGAGCGAACATGACAAGCAAACATCATCCACTTCACAACAATCAACATCAGATAATCTGAATTCCCATGACAAAATTGAAGAGTTACATACCCTGACGAACCGTCTGGCGAATGAACTGGAACGTTCACGAATTGCGCAATACACAGAATTGCTGAATAGGCCATGGAAATTGATTGGACTTAACCTGTTGTCAGGAGCCGCACGAGGTGTGGGGATCGCGATTGGTTTCACCTTTTTCGCAGCAACGATCATTTACGTTTTGCAGCTACTTGGGGCGCTCAATCTTCCCATTGTTGGAGACTACATCGCTGATATTGTGCGCATTGTCCAGCGTCAGCTTGATATGAACACCTATTAA
- the ileS gene encoding isoleucine--tRNA ligase, with translation MQRVDVKEKARARELRVLDKWKTENTFKRSIENREGKPNFVFYEGPPTANGKPHIGHVLGRVIKDFVGRYNTMKGYRIVRKAGWDTHGLPVELGVQKKLGISHKWEIEDYGVEKFINECKASVFEYEQQWRDLTEGIGYWTDMDNPYITLDNNYIESVWNILATIHEKGLLYRGHRVSPYCPSCQTTLSSHEVAQGYKDVKDLSATAKFKLNDSGEFVLAWTTTPWTLPSHVALAVNPDMDYSRVRQGDEVYIMATNLVEKVMKDTKGEYEIIGALKGADLVGKTYDPPFNYVQAEKANIILGAGFVTDASGTGIVHMAPAHGEDDYRVCRENGISFVNMVDLEGKFVAEVTDFAGRFVKDCDIDIVRYLSEHGRLFSKEKYEHSYPFCWRCDTPLLYYAMDSWFIQTTAIKDQLIANNSEVDWYPGHVREGRFGKFLEDLVDWNISRDRYWGTPLNIWVCEETGEQFAPHSIAELRARAVGDVPENLELHKPYVDVVKVMSSCGKYEMKRTPEVIDVWFDSGSMPFAQQHYPFENKEVFEQQYPADMICEGIDQTRGWFYSLLAVSTLLTGKAPYKAVMATGHVLDENGQKMSKSKGNVIDPWEVIEEYGTDAFRWALLSDSAPWNSKRFSKGIVGEAKSKMVDTLVNTHAFLTLYATIDGFDPQEHPFQLSAHKLDRWILSRLNSLILVVEKALLVNDYLNSSKAIEAFVDELSNWYIRRSRDRFWGSGLTEDKLDAYRTLTEVLVTTAKLVAPFTPMLAEDIYLNLATGESVHMEDYPVANEALIDAGLEQDMETARRVVELARNVRNETGIKTRQPLSELIVSLDKGFDLASYEEIIKEEINVKGIRTEHNDAEFVDFTLKLNLKVAGKKYGKNVGFLQNFFKGMSADETRKVVSEGVLNIVSPEGEELQVTNEELLVDKQAKSGFASASGYGLTVALNTEITPALEQEGWVREVVRAVQDTRKRLDLPIEKRVRLTLDVDASLQEAIQAFDDVLRENVLVTEVTFGSNESMERVEAGGKSIGIYIEA, from the coding sequence ATGCAACGAGTTGACGTCAAAGAGAAGGCACGTGCCAGAGAATTACGCGTGTTAGATAAATGGAAAACGGAGAACACATTCAAAAGATCCATCGAAAACCGTGAGGGCAAGCCAAACTTTGTATTTTATGAAGGGCCGCCTACAGCGAACGGTAAACCGCATATCGGTCACGTACTGGGACGCGTAATCAAGGATTTTGTTGGACGGTATAACACGATGAAGGGTTACCGTATTGTTCGTAAAGCAGGCTGGGATACACATGGTCTGCCTGTAGAGCTGGGTGTACAGAAGAAGCTTGGTATCTCCCACAAGTGGGAAATCGAAGATTACGGCGTGGAAAAATTCATTAACGAATGTAAAGCGAGCGTATTCGAGTACGAGCAACAATGGCGTGATCTGACAGAAGGTATCGGATATTGGACGGATATGGATAACCCATATATCACCCTTGATAACAACTACATCGAGAGTGTATGGAACATCCTGGCGACAATTCATGAGAAAGGTCTGTTGTATCGTGGTCACCGTGTGAGCCCGTATTGTCCTTCTTGTCAGACAACACTGAGTTCCCATGAAGTTGCACAAGGGTACAAAGACGTCAAAGACTTGAGCGCTACAGCGAAATTCAAACTGAATGACAGCGGAGAATTTGTACTGGCTTGGACGACAACACCTTGGACACTGCCTTCACACGTTGCACTTGCCGTGAATCCGGATATGGACTACTCCCGTGTTCGTCAAGGTGATGAAGTGTACATCATGGCAACCAATCTGGTTGAAAAAGTGATGAAAGATACCAAGGGTGAGTATGAGATCATCGGTGCACTGAAAGGTGCCGATCTGGTTGGCAAAACGTATGATCCTCCGTTCAACTACGTACAGGCTGAGAAAGCCAACATCATTCTGGGTGCAGGCTTTGTAACGGATGCAAGTGGTACGGGTATCGTACACATGGCTCCTGCCCATGGTGAAGATGACTACCGTGTATGCCGTGAGAATGGCATCAGCTTTGTGAACATGGTGGACTTGGAAGGTAAATTTGTCGCTGAAGTGACTGACTTTGCCGGACGTTTCGTGAAGGATTGTGATATTGATATCGTGCGATATCTGTCTGAGCATGGACGTTTGTTCAGCAAAGAAAAATATGAGCACAGCTATCCGTTCTGCTGGCGTTGTGATACACCGCTTCTGTACTATGCAATGGACAGCTGGTTTATCCAAACAACAGCCATCAAGGACCAATTGATTGCCAACAACAGTGAAGTGGATTGGTACCCGGGTCACGTTCGTGAAGGTCGCTTCGGGAAATTCCTTGAGGATCTGGTGGATTGGAACATCAGCCGTGATCGCTATTGGGGAACTCCGCTGAATATCTGGGTATGTGAGGAGACTGGCGAACAATTTGCTCCACACAGCATTGCAGAATTGCGTGCTCGTGCAGTAGGTGATGTGCCTGAGAATCTTGAATTGCATAAACCATATGTGGATGTCGTTAAAGTCATGAGCTCTTGTGGCAAATATGAAATGAAACGTACACCGGAAGTGATCGATGTCTGGTTCGACAGCGGCTCCATGCCGTTTGCCCAGCAACACTATCCATTTGAAAATAAAGAAGTATTTGAACAGCAGTATCCTGCGGATATGATCTGTGAAGGGATTGACCAGACACGTGGCTGGTTCTACAGCTTGTTGGCGGTTTCTACCCTTTTGACAGGCAAAGCGCCTTACAAAGCGGTTATGGCTACAGGACACGTTCTTGACGAGAACGGACAGAAGATGTCCAAATCCAAAGGTAACGTTATCGATCCTTGGGAAGTAATTGAAGAATACGGTACAGATGCATTCCGCTGGGCTTTATTGTCTGACAGTGCACCGTGGAACAGCAAACGTTTCTCCAAAGGTATCGTAGGGGAAGCAAAATCCAAAATGGTGGATACGCTGGTCAACACCCATGCATTCCTGACGCTTTATGCTACCATTGATGGATTTGATCCACAGGAGCACCCGTTCCAACTGTCCGCACACAAGCTGGATCGCTGGATTCTGTCGAGACTGAACAGCCTGATCCTGGTTGTAGAAAAAGCGTTGCTGGTTAACGACTATCTGAACTCTTCCAAAGCGATTGAAGCTTTTGTTGATGAACTGAGTAACTGGTATATCCGTCGTTCCCGTGACCGTTTCTGGGGAAGTGGCCTCACAGAGGATAAACTGGACGCTTACCGCACATTGACTGAGGTACTGGTGACTACTGCGAAGTTGGTTGCTCCGTTCACACCGATGCTGGCAGAAGACATCTATCTGAACCTTGCAACAGGTGAGAGTGTACACATGGAAGACTATCCTGTAGCCAATGAAGCGTTGATTGATGCAGGACTGGAACAGGATATGGAGACGGCTCGCCGCGTGGTTGAACTTGCCCGTAACGTTCGTAACGAAACAGGCATCAAGACACGTCAGCCACTGTCCGAATTGATCGTTTCTCTTGATAAAGGGTTTGACCTGGCAAGTTATGAAGAAATCATCAAGGAAGAGATCAATGTAAAAGGAATCCGTACGGAGCATAATGATGCGGAATTCGTTGACTTTACATTGAAGCTGAACCTGAAAGTTGCAGGTAAGAAATACGGTAAAAACGTAGGATTCCTGCAAAACTTCTTCAAGGGAATGTCTGCCGATGAGACACGTAAAGTGGTTTCGGAGGGTGTGCTGAATATCGTTTCTCCGGAAGGCGAGGAGCTGCAAGTGACGAACGAAGAATTATTGGTTGATAAACAGGCCAAATCAGGTTTTGCTTCAGCATCAGGTTACGGTCTGACGGTTGCACTCAATACCGAAATCACGCCAGCATTGGAACAGGAAGGCTGGGTCCGTGAAGTAGTTCGGGCTGTGCAGGATACCCGGAAACGACTGGACTTGCCGATTGAGAAAAGAGTACGTTTGACGCTGGATGTGGATGCATCCCTTCAGGAAGCTATTCAGGCGTTTGATGATGTGTTGCGTGAAAATGTTCTCGTAACCGAAGTTACATTTGGCTCGAATGAGTCCATGGAACGTGTTGAAGCCGGAGGTAAATCGATCGGTATTTACATCGAAGCGTAA
- a CDS encoding DivIVA domain-containing protein, which translates to MPLTPLDIHNKEFSRRLRGYDEDEVNEFLDQVIKDYEGVIRENKELSNQLLSVQEKLDHFSTIEETLSKTIIIAQEAADDVKGNAKKEAQLIVKEAEKNADRIVNESLGKSRKIALEVEELKKQASIYRARFRTLVEAQLELLTQDGWEVLESREQEVRDREREMKEIY; encoded by the coding sequence ATGCCATTAACGCCGCTGGACATACACAACAAGGAATTTTCCCGACGTTTGCGCGGGTATGACGAGGATGAAGTCAATGAATTCCTGGATCAAGTCATCAAAGATTACGAAGGCGTCATTCGCGAGAACAAAGAGCTGAGTAATCAGTTGCTGTCCGTTCAGGAGAAACTGGATCATTTTTCTACAATTGAAGAGACGCTTAGCAAAACGATCATCATTGCGCAGGAAGCTGCTGATGATGTGAAGGGTAATGCGAAGAAAGAAGCGCAGTTGATCGTGAAGGAAGCAGAGAAAAATGCAGACCGGATCGTGAACGAATCGTTGGGCAAATCGCGCAAAATTGCTTTGGAAGTGGAAGAACTGAAAAAGCAGGCCTCGATTTATCGTGCCCGTTTCCGCACGCTTGTTGAAGCGCAGCTTGAACTGTTGACTCAGGATGGTTGGGAAGTGCTGGAGAGCCGGGAGCAGGAAGTGCGTGACCGTGAGCGGGAGATGAAAGAAATTTATTAG
- a CDS encoding YlmH/Sll1252 family protein: MSGEIYEHFSHDERDFVDKASDWVERAGKYHDMKLTDFLDPRQVFILQTLANRRNDVQIRLDGGYEAAERKRALVAPDYMYLDDEDMGMQVLSITSDDQKISVLEHGDYMGSLLGLGMKRGKIGDIQVLEDGCHTVVAAETGAFLSLQLNQVHRLHVFTGLLPLDQMRWSESKLETMDITVASLRLDGICADVYRLSRSKVLVPIKAGRCRVNWKVEEDPSKSLKAGDVVSIQGFGRFKVMEQDGMTKKGRCRVKIGKFA; this comes from the coding sequence ATGAGCGGTGAAATTTACGAACATTTTAGCCATGATGAGCGGGATTTTGTAGATAAAGCTTCGGATTGGGTTGAGCGGGCAGGTAAGTATCATGACATGAAGCTAACTGACTTCCTTGATCCAAGACAGGTTTTTATATTACAGACTCTTGCCAATCGCCGTAACGACGTTCAGATTCGTCTGGATGGTGGTTACGAGGCTGCTGAACGCAAGCGTGCGCTGGTTGCACCTGATTATATGTATCTGGATGATGAGGATATGGGTATGCAGGTGCTCAGTATTACGTCTGATGATCAGAAAATCTCGGTGCTGGAGCATGGGGACTATATGGGTTCCCTGCTCGGGCTTGGGATGAAACGTGGAAAGATCGGGGATATCCAAGTGCTGGAGGACGGTTGCCATACAGTGGTGGCGGCGGAAACCGGCGCTTTTTTATCGCTTCAACTGAATCAGGTGCATCGGTTACATGTGTTCACAGGGTTACTTCCTTTGGATCAGATGCGGTGGTCAGAGAGTAAACTGGAGACGATGGACATTACGGTCGCTTCTCTTCGTTTGGATGGAATCTGCGCAGATGTGTATCGGCTTAGTCGCAGTAAAGTGCTGGTGCCGATCAAAGCTGGTCGCTGCCGTGTGAACTGGAAGGTTGAGGAAGATCCCTCCAAATCGCTAAAAGCGGGTGATGTCGTATCCATTCAGGGATTTGGCCGTTTCAAGGTTATGGAACAGGATGGGATGACCAAAAAAGGGCGTTGCCGAGTGAAAATCGGCAAATTTGCCTGA
- a CDS encoding YggT family protein, protein MYQIESVLYTLYQIYFYMVIVYILMSWLPNARESFIGEWLGKLVEPYLRPFRRFIPPLFGVLDISPIVALIVLQLALNGLISILRYFAY, encoded by the coding sequence TTGTATCAGATTGAAAGCGTGTTGTACACGTTATACCAGATTTACTTTTACATGGTCATTGTCTACATATTGATGTCTTGGCTTCCCAATGCGCGGGAAAGCTTCATCGGTGAATGGCTGGGCAAATTAGTGGAACCATATCTAAGACCGTTTCGCCGATTTATACCGCCTTTGTTCGGTGTGCTGGATATTTCCCCGATTGTGGCGCTGATCGTTCTGCAACTTGCGCTTAATGGGCTAATCTCCATACTCCGGTATTTTGCATATTAG
- a CDS encoding cell division protein SepF, protein MGVMNKFMNFLGLQEEEEIVERERMAAQEENDAEHQEAETSSLDKRRNQRGNNVVSIHSQKNVKVVLYEPRSYDEAQEIADHLRSHRTVVVNLQRIRQDQALRVIDFLSGTVYALGGGISKIGGNIFLCTPDTVEIQGSITEILADSEQDYNRMR, encoded by the coding sequence ATGGGCGTAATGAATAAATTTATGAATTTCCTCGGACTTCAGGAAGAGGAAGAGATTGTGGAACGTGAACGAATGGCTGCGCAAGAGGAAAATGATGCTGAACATCAGGAAGCTGAAACCTCCAGTCTCGATAAACGTAGAAACCAAAGGGGGAATAATGTGGTGAGCATTCATTCCCAGAAAAATGTTAAAGTTGTCCTGTATGAACCGCGTTCTTATGACGAGGCTCAGGAAATTGCCGACCATCTGCGTTCGCATCGTACCGTTGTGGTGAACTTGCAACGAATTCGCCAGGACCAAGCGCTGCGCGTTATTGATTTTCTGAGTGGCACGGTATATGCATTGGGTGGCGGTATTTCCAAAATCGGCGGAAACATTTTTCTCTGTACGCCAGATACGGTTGAAATTCAGGGATCAATTACGGAAATACTGGCTGACAGCGAGCAAGATTATAACAGAATGAGGTGA
- a CDS encoding YggS family pyridoxal phosphate-dependent enzyme, whose amino-acid sequence MSLEERIQQVNQKIEDACRRSNRHRDDVNVIAVTKYVSLETTGSVLNHGLEHIGENRWQDAQAKWEAFGQRGTWHFIGHLQTNKVKDVIGKFRYIHSLDRLSLAKELDKKAASLGIQVETFLQVNISGEESKYGLQPEQASSFLRDIRSFNNLKVVGLMTMAPHEEDPELTRPVFRGLRELRDQLNGQALTAEPLSELSMGMSNDFEVAIEEGATWVRLGSILVGKEEGSRWA is encoded by the coding sequence GTGTCATTGGAGGAGCGTATACAACAGGTAAATCAGAAGATCGAGGATGCATGTCGGCGCAGTAACCGTCATCGTGATGATGTGAATGTGATTGCGGTCACGAAATATGTCTCACTTGAAACAACGGGATCGGTGCTGAATCATGGTCTTGAGCATATTGGAGAAAACCGGTGGCAGGATGCACAGGCCAAATGGGAAGCTTTTGGTCAGCGAGGTACCTGGCATTTTATCGGTCATTTGCAGACAAACAAGGTGAAAGACGTGATTGGCAAGTTTCGTTACATACATTCACTGGATCGTTTGTCATTGGCGAAGGAGTTGGATAAAAAAGCAGCTTCACTTGGCATCCAAGTGGAAACGTTTTTGCAGGTGAATATTTCGGGTGAAGAGAGCAAGTATGGATTACAGCCTGAACAGGCAAGTTCTTTTTTGCGTGATATTCGTTCGTTCAACAATCTCAAGGTCGTCGGCCTGATGACCATGGCACCTCATGAGGAAGATCCGGAGCTGACGCGTCCCGTATTTCGTGGATTGCGTGAGCTGAGGGATCAATTGAATGGACAAGCCCTGACAGCAGAGCCATTGAGTGAGCTGTCGATGGGGATGTCCAATGATTTTGAAGTGGCCATTGAAGAAGGTGCAACCTGGGTACGGCTAGGATCGATTCTCGTAGGAAAAGAGGAGGGTTCACGATGGGCGTAA